From Prosthecobacter sp., the proteins below share one genomic window:
- a CDS encoding peptidyl-alpha-hydroxyglycine alpha-amidating lyase family protein, with protein sequence MCRISLLCLFAASVFAQTHHEVVPDWPKLLEGHVLGLCAGVGVDAKNRVFVFHRSGRKWSNPFPKEPIAQPTVSMFDGATGKLLSTWGENRFIMPHGLTVDQEGNLWLTDVGLHQIFKCTPEGKVLLTLGERSVPGNDPAHFNLPTDVAVLRDGSFYVSDGYKNTRVLKFSAEGKYEFEWGTRGKGAGEFNLPHGIAVDAQGRVIVCDRENERLQVFDAKGGFLHEWKGPQIGKPYGVAVGSNGHIFVIDGGSPSLRLSERGKAVELDAAGEVLDSFGSHGKEPGQFQLGHDIAVGPDGAVYVAEGTGARVQKFVRRK encoded by the coding sequence ATGTGCCGCATCTCTCTGCTCTGCCTTTTCGCCGCGAGTGTTTTCGCGCAGACGCATCACGAAGTTGTGCCCGACTGGCCGAAACTGCTAGAGGGGCATGTGCTCGGCCTCTGCGCCGGAGTCGGTGTCGATGCGAAGAACCGGGTGTTTGTGTTTCATCGTAGCGGACGGAAGTGGTCGAATCCGTTTCCGAAGGAGCCGATCGCGCAGCCGACGGTGAGTATGTTTGATGGTGCGACGGGCAAGTTGCTGAGCACCTGGGGTGAAAACCGCTTCATCATGCCGCACGGACTCACGGTCGATCAGGAAGGCAATCTATGGCTTACCGATGTGGGCTTGCATCAGATCTTCAAATGCACGCCGGAGGGAAAAGTGCTTCTCACGCTTGGGGAACGATCCGTGCCGGGCAATGACCCTGCGCATTTCAACCTGCCCACCGATGTCGCCGTGCTGCGCGATGGTTCGTTTTATGTCAGTGACGGCTACAAGAACACGCGCGTGTTGAAATTCAGCGCCGAGGGCAAGTATGAGTTCGAATGGGGCACGAGAGGCAAAGGCGCGGGAGAGTTCAACCTGCCACACGGCATCGCGGTCGATGCGCAGGGCCGCGTGATCGTGTGTGACCGCGAGAACGAGCGATTGCAGGTCTTCGATGCGAAGGGTGGCTTCCTCCACGAATGGAAAGGCCCGCAGATCGGCAAACCCTACGGTGTGGCGGTTGGTTCCAACGGCCACATCTTTGTCATTGATGGTGGTTCGCCCTCGCTGCGGCTCTCCGAACGCGGCAAGGCCGTCGAACTCGATGCCGCAGGCGAAGTGCTCGATTCTTTTGGGTCCCATGGCAAAGAACCCGGCCAGTTTCAGCTCGGTCATGACATCGCCGTTGGCCCTGATGGTGCCGTTTATGTGGCTGAGGGCACCGGTGCTCGGGTGCAGAAGTTCGTGCGGCGGAAATGA
- a CDS encoding amidohydrolase family protein, which translates to MGKLISFLLLALTTAHADTLLLRGAVVHTVANGTLTTGDVLIRDGRIAAVAERIDEKADRVLELKGLHLYPGLVSPSTDLGLVEIPALRAVVDDKETGEFTPEVESWNAVNPDSELIPVARANGITHFAPTPQGKFITGSSGMMAARGWTIEDMLVRRHTAMHLVWPGHSLKVPGPNAPTDAKSLDEQARERKEKVREIERFFADAEAWAKRDAKSPKVPAWEAMRPVLRGDVPLIIHANGQREIRAALTWSEAHPKLRLVLLGGRDAWMHAEELAKRKVAVIYTEVFTLPVRGSDSYDVQFSVPAVLHKAGVTVAISEGLEKASASGQRNLPYIAAQAAAFGLPADAALASITFIPAQIHGLGDQLGSIEAGKDASLFAATGDILDIRSQVKHLWISGVDQSLESRHTRLAERYRSRPKTK; encoded by the coding sequence ATGGGAAAACTGATCTCATTTCTTCTCCTCGCGCTCACAACCGCGCACGCCGACACCTTGCTGCTGCGCGGTGCGGTGGTTCACACGGTCGCGAATGGCACGCTCACCACAGGTGATGTGCTCATTCGTGATGGACGCATCGCCGCCGTTGCGGAACGCATTGATGAAAAGGCGGATCGCGTGCTGGAACTCAAGGGTCTGCATCTTTATCCCGGTCTTGTGAGTCCAAGTACGGATCTCGGTCTCGTCGAGATCCCCGCGCTGCGTGCGGTCGTGGACGATAAAGAGACGGGTGAGTTCACGCCCGAAGTCGAATCATGGAACGCGGTGAATCCAGACAGCGAGTTGATCCCGGTGGCGCGTGCGAACGGCATCACGCACTTCGCGCCGACGCCGCAGGGGAAATTCATCACCGGCAGCTCCGGCATGATGGCCGCACGCGGCTGGACGATTGAGGACATGCTCGTGCGCCGCCATACAGCCATGCATCTCGTCTGGCCGGGCCATTCACTGAAGGTTCCGGGCCCCAATGCGCCCACGGATGCCAAATCTCTCGACGAACAGGCCCGCGAACGGAAGGAGAAGGTGCGGGAGATCGAGCGCTTTTTCGCTGACGCCGAGGCTTGGGCCAAACGCGATGCGAAAAGCCCAAAAGTGCCCGCTTGGGAGGCCATGCGGCCTGTTTTGCGTGGCGATGTGCCGTTGATCATTCATGCGAACGGTCAGCGTGAAATCCGCGCCGCTCTGACCTGGTCGGAGGCGCATCCCAAACTGCGGCTCGTGCTTCTCGGCGGTCGCGATGCCTGGATGCACGCGGAAGAACTGGCCAAACGCAAAGTCGCCGTCATTTACACCGAAGTTTTCACGCTGCCGGTACGCGGCTCCGACAGCTACGACGTGCAGTTCAGCGTGCCTGCTGTGTTGCACAAAGCGGGCGTCACCGTGGCGATCAGCGAGGGGCTTGAAAAGGCCAGTGCCTCCGGCCAACGCAATCTGCCCTACATCGCTGCACAGGCGGCGGCCTTCGGATTACCCGCCGATGCCGCGCTGGCATCCATCACATTCATTCCCGCGCAGATTCATGGCCTCGGCGATCAGCTTGGCAGCATCGAAGCTGGCAAAGACGCCTCGCTATTCGCCGCCACAGGCGACATTCTCGACATCCGCAGTCAGGTGAAGCATCTGTGGATCAGCGGTGTCGATCAATCGCTGGAGTCACGGCACACCCGGCTCGCGGAGCGCTACCGTTCGAGGCCGAAGACGAAATGA
- a CDS encoding amidohydrolase family protein has translation MKTRFLWALGFAVVSATFAADMLRPPGLRPLEASSHALVGARVVTSPGKELEKGTIILREGRIVAVGAKVDVPKDARVHDMTGTTIYAGFIDAHVSFAKSTRNAPEEGGPPVEEGVLTSGAAAPFLGVNSAAGGPGAKSVVTPERRMAREHAPSQKSLDALRHEGFTAANVVPDTGVIRGVSTFVSLASGDPDVAIIRPDTFQHVSIDSPRSGADEDEDKNPRAYPASLMGVIAVVRQTFLDARHQAADHAHYAKHAKDRPRPAQDSSLEALLPAAEKKMPVLFEPASVLMVERAVQLAREFDLQPALLACGQEWRRPELARAAKAPFIVPLDFPEVAKLPEDDDWLAVPFETLRAWDHAPSNAALLPREGVEIALTTHGLAKRSSFRTNARLAIARGLSTDDALAALTTVPAKLCGVSDQLGTIEAGKLAHLTVVEKGGYFDEDARVREVWIDGRQFQAPIKDDKKDAKDKKGDEDEAKKSEKKALREKLTAAAAQQDRGPLLSTKSVLVKNATIWTCGPKGRIENANLLITNGKITHVGLFKVELAADTLVIDIPGIHITPGLIDCHSHSMIMGGVNEGTLPSTAMVRVEDVVNSESETIHQQLAGGLTTTNLLHGSANPIGGQNCVIKLRDGAAPEDLKFKGAPGGIKFALGENVKQSGWGDAFKSRFPQSRMGVPAFHANRFTAAQQYMAEIEKQKREGGPPVRRDLELETIAEIIRGERLVHCHSYRQDEILAFLRVMEGFKVRVGTLQHILEGYKVADEIAKHGAGASAFSDWWAYKLEVYDAIPHAGSIMRERGVLVSFNSDSSDHARRLNLEAAKAVKYGGTSEEEALKFVTLNPAKQLRIDKSVGSLEVGKDGDFVIWSGHPLSTSSICLQTWIEGKQYFEREAAKRRADSRQTERLALIAKAKKIATGSSGGAPADDKAKARFFFRTLEERQNHLCVDCCMERSLSWEN, from the coding sequence ATGAAAACTCGCTTTCTTTGGGCGCTCGGTTTCGCCGTGGTTTCCGCCACGTTTGCTGCGGACATGCTGCGTCCGCCGGGCTTGCGCCCGTTGGAGGCTTCGAGTCATGCGCTGGTCGGCGCGCGTGTGGTGACGAGTCCGGGGAAGGAACTTGAAAAGGGTACGATCATCCTGCGCGAGGGACGCATCGTGGCCGTGGGGGCCAAGGTCGATGTGCCCAAAGATGCGCGGGTGCATGACATGACGGGCACGACGATCTATGCGGGCTTCATCGACGCGCATGTGTCGTTCGCGAAGTCCACGCGCAACGCACCCGAAGAAGGCGGGCCACCGGTGGAAGAAGGTGTGCTCACCTCGGGAGCTGCGGCGCCGTTTCTCGGCGTGAATTCTGCGGCAGGCGGCCCGGGTGCCAAATCCGTCGTCACTCCCGAGAGACGCATGGCGCGGGAGCATGCACCGTCGCAAAAATCACTCGATGCGCTGCGGCATGAAGGCTTCACGGCGGCGAATGTCGTCCCGGACACCGGGGTGATCCGCGGTGTGAGCACGTTTGTGTCGCTGGCGTCCGGTGATCCGGATGTGGCGATCATTCGACCGGATACCTTTCAGCATGTCAGCATCGACTCGCCACGCTCAGGAGCGGATGAAGATGAGGACAAAAATCCACGCGCCTATCCCGCATCGCTGATGGGCGTGATCGCGGTGGTGCGGCAGACGTTTCTCGATGCACGGCATCAGGCGGCGGATCACGCGCATTATGCGAAGCATGCCAAGGATCGTCCGCGTCCGGCGCAGGACTCATCGCTGGAGGCGCTGCTGCCTGCGGCGGAGAAAAAGATGCCGGTGCTGTTTGAGCCGGCCAGCGTGCTGATGGTGGAGCGCGCGGTGCAATTGGCGCGTGAGTTCGATTTGCAGCCTGCGCTACTCGCCTGCGGTCAAGAATGGCGCAGGCCGGAGCTGGCGCGTGCGGCAAAGGCACCGTTCATCGTGCCGCTGGATTTTCCGGAGGTTGCGAAGCTGCCGGAGGATGACGACTGGCTCGCGGTACCGTTTGAAACATTGCGCGCATGGGATCATGCGCCGAGCAATGCCGCGTTGCTGCCCCGCGAGGGCGTGGAGATTGCGCTCACGACGCACGGACTGGCCAAACGCAGTTCATTTCGCACCAACGCACGTCTGGCCATCGCGCGCGGTCTCAGCACGGACGATGCGCTCGCCGCGCTGACCACCGTGCCCGCCAAACTCTGTGGCGTGAGTGATCAACTCGGCACCATCGAGGCCGGAAAGCTTGCGCATCTCACGGTGGTGGAGAAAGGCGGCTACTTCGATGAAGACGCCCGCGTGCGTGAAGTCTGGATCGACGGACGTCAGTTCCAGGCGCCGATCAAGGACGACAAAAAGGACGCCAAGGACAAAAAAGGCGATGAGGACGAGGCGAAGAAATCGGAAAAGAAGGCGCTGCGCGAAAAGCTCACCGCCGCGGCCGCTCAGCAGGATCGCGGACCGCTGCTCTCGACAAAGTCAGTCTTGGTCAAGAACGCCACGATCTGGACCTGCGGACCGAAAGGACGCATCGAAAACGCGAATCTGCTCATCACCAATGGAAAGATCACGCATGTCGGCCTCTTCAAGGTGGAACTGGCAGCAGACACGCTGGTGATCGACATTCCCGGCATTCACATCACTCCGGGCCTTATCGACTGCCACAGTCACAGCATGATCATGGGCGGTGTGAACGAAGGCACGCTGCCCTCGACCGCGATGGTGCGCGTGGAAGATGTGGTGAACTCCGAATCGGAGACGATTCACCAGCAACTCGCTGGCGGGCTCACCACCACGAATCTTCTACATGGTTCGGCGAATCCGATTGGCGGGCAAAACTGCGTCATCAAGCTGCGCGATGGCGCTGCGCCGGAGGATTTGAAGTTCAAAGGCGCTCCTGGCGGCATCAAGTTCGCGCTCGGCGAGAACGTGAAACAATCCGGCTGGGGCGACGCCTTCAAATCGCGCTTCCCACAGTCGCGCATGGGCGTTCCTGCGTTTCACGCAAACCGATTCACCGCCGCGCAGCAATACATGGCCGAGATCGAGAAGCAGAAACGCGAGGGCGGGCCGCCGGTGCGGCGTGATCTCGAACTGGAGACCATCGCTGAGATCATTCGCGGTGAGCGGCTCGTGCATTGCCACAGTTACCGACAGGATGAGATCCTCGCCTTTTTGCGCGTGATGGAGGGCTTCAAAGTGCGTGTCGGCACGCTTCAGCACATCCTCGAAGGCTACAAGGTGGCCGATGAGATCGCCAAACACGGCGCAGGCGCATCGGCTTTCTCCGACTGGTGGGCCTACAAGCTGGAAGTGTATGACGCCATTCCACACGCTGGCAGCATCATGCGCGAGCGCGGTGTGCTCGTGTCCTTCAATTCCGATTCGTCAGATCATGCGCGTCGTTTGAATCTCGAAGCGGCGAAAGCCGTGAAATATGGCGGCACCTCCGAAGAGGAAGCACTGAAGTTTGTGACGCTCAATCCGGCGAAACAGCTCCGCATCGACAAATCGGTCGGCTCGCTTGAAGTTGGTAAAGATGGCGATTTCGTCATTTGGAGCGGTCATCCGCTGTCCACGTCGTCGATCTGCCTGCAAACGTGGATCGAAGGCAAACAGTACTTCGAGCGTGAGGCTGCGAAACGTCGTGCCGACTCCCGGCAGACCGAAAGACTCGCGCTGATTGCCAAGGCCAAAAAAATCGCCACTGGCAGCAGCGGCGGCGCTCCAGCTGATGACAAGGCCAAGGCGCGATTCTTCTTCCGCACGCTCGAAGAACGTCAAAACCACCTGTGTGTGGACTGCTGCATGGAAAGGTCGCTCTCATGGGAAAACTGA
- a CDS encoding family 16 glycoside hydrolase, which produces MNPLLILFALCSLLSAAEPTLLFSDDFARDEATPGKEDIGNGWTSNSAWRAKGHQQVDLKDGVMHVTKHAEADHGVAIFHNVEFQDGVVELRFKLGEGDDLGVDFVDRELKTVHAGHLCMAKVTRRGVTLNDSKTGVMDLKNYERRKAGDKSPELAALLKTKTKSFKLDLKPEDWHTMHITVEGDKMTVKIDGVETGSFSSEGIAHPTKRMITLAVNKSAQVDDVKVWKLK; this is translated from the coding sequence ATGAACCCGCTCCTCATCCTCTTCGCCCTTTGCTCTTTGCTCTCTGCAGCCGAACCCACGCTGCTCTTCTCCGACGACTTCGCCCGCGATGAAGCCACGCCGGGCAAAGAAGACATCGGCAACGGCTGGACCAGCAACAGCGCGTGGCGCGCCAAAGGCCACCAGCAGGTCGATCTCAAGGACGGCGTCATGCACGTCACCAAACACGCCGAGGCCGATCACGGTGTCGCGATCTTCCACAACGTCGAGTTTCAGGACGGAGTTGTCGAATTGCGCTTCAAACTCGGTGAAGGCGACGATCTGGGTGTCGATTTCGTGGATCGCGAATTGAAGACCGTCCACGCCGGTCATCTCTGCATGGCCAAAGTGACGCGACGAGGTGTGACTCTCAATGATTCCAAGACGGGCGTCATGGACTTGAAAAACTACGAGCGTCGCAAAGCGGGTGACAAATCGCCCGAGCTCGCCGCGCTGCTCAAAACCAAGACCAAGTCCTTCAAACTCGATCTCAAGCCCGAAGACTGGCACACGATGCACATCACCGTCGAGGGCGACAAAATGACCGTCAAAATCGATGGCGTGGAAACCGGCAGCTTCAGCAGCGAAGGCATCGCGCATCCGACGAAGCGCATGATCACCCTCGCCGTGAACAAATCCGCGCAGGTGGATGATGTGAAGGTGTGGAAGCTTAAATAA
- a CDS encoding sialidase family protein, with protein MITSRRQFIAATALAFPFIGRGAAPGAKIIETKVISQQPEFYHGWPTVAQRKNGELWVTCSGGREAHVCPFGKVVAMKSTDHGGTWSAPRVIYDGPIDDRDSGVLETEKGTLLVTTFTSLAYEDSFKKAAAMAELTDKGWVSKAMPAERYARWKAAHEKLSDAERQAQLGEWVLRSTDGGETWSKPIPTIVNSPHGPIQLKDGRLLYAGKQLWSGDKKIGVAESKDDGLTWQWLAEIPTRQGDDATKSYHELHAIEASDGTLIAQIRNHNAANKGETLQSESTDGGKTWSVPHSIGVWGLPSHLLRLRDGRLVMSYGHRRKPFGNQARISADNGKTWGDAIILSGDGIGGDLGYPSTVELPDGTLLSVWYEKMAELKLAVLRQATWRLE; from the coding sequence ATGATCACCAGCCGACGTCAATTCATCGCCGCCACCGCGCTCGCTTTTCCATTCATAGGCCGTGGTGCCGCGCCGGGTGCGAAGATCATCGAAACAAAAGTCATCTCCCAGCAGCCGGAGTTTTATCATGGCTGGCCGACGGTGGCGCAGCGGAAGAATGGCGAGCTGTGGGTGACGTGCTCCGGAGGACGCGAGGCGCATGTGTGTCCGTTTGGGAAAGTCGTGGCGATGAAATCGACGGATCATGGCGGCACGTGGTCCGCACCACGGGTGATTTACGACGGACCAATCGATGATCGTGACTCCGGCGTGCTGGAGACGGAGAAAGGCACGCTGCTGGTCACCACCTTCACGTCTCTGGCTTATGAGGATTCGTTCAAGAAGGCCGCGGCGATGGCTGAACTAACTGACAAAGGCTGGGTTTCCAAAGCGATGCCTGCGGAGCGCTATGCACGCTGGAAGGCCGCGCATGAAAAGCTCAGTGATGCTGAACGCCAGGCCCAGCTCGGCGAATGGGTGCTGCGCTCCACCGATGGCGGCGAAACGTGGTCCAAGCCGATTCCCACCATCGTGAACAGCCCGCATGGGCCGATCCAGCTCAAGGATGGTCGTTTGCTCTATGCCGGGAAGCAGTTGTGGTCCGGTGACAAGAAGATCGGCGTGGCCGAGTCGAAGGACGATGGCCTCACCTGGCAATGGCTGGCGGAGATTCCGACCCGCCAGGGCGATGACGCCACGAAGTCTTATCACGAACTGCACGCCATCGAGGCATCGGATGGCACGCTCATCGCGCAGATTCGCAATCACAACGCCGCGAACAAAGGCGAGACGTTGCAATCCGAATCCACTGACGGCGGGAAGACGTGGAGCGTGCCGCATTCCATCGGTGTCTGGGGCCTGCCTTCGCATCTGCTGCGTCTGCGCGACGGACGGCTCGTCATGAGCTACGGCCACCGCCGCAAGCCGTTTGGCAACCAGGCACGCATCAGCGCCGACAATGGCAAAACCTGGGGCGATGCGATCATTCTCTCCGGCGACGGGATCGGCGGCGATCTCGGCTACCCGAGCACCGTGGAGCTGCCGGACGGCACACTGCTCAGCGTGTGGTATGAAAAAATGGCGGAGCTGAAACTCGCCGTGCTGCGGCAGGCGACATGGCGGCTGGAGTGA
- a CDS encoding metallophosphoesterase, producing the protein MKQILVIASLALFCGSLFGQAAAKRMIGTKPLPVMPAEAFTMVIIPDTQSYTGKGCKATPTSTDPVTNANLETQVKWIREHREDQNIVFVSHVGDIVDKNNTDQWSVAKQHLDQLRGVVPFSLTVGNHDMTSKGDARQYQQHFPAASFTPYPWYLGSYAHSRKGQNVSANNVNSAQLFSAGGMDFIHLSLECNAPDDVLAWADALLSEHATRRALITTHMDLGILDKPKTEEGFIHDPKGRMKWIKIHGARGNTGEQMWNELFRKHANLHLIFCGDQSRVTALKLTTPADDGHPVTSMLSDYMSQPVLRLLRFVPAENRIHALTYDVKQQVLVDDTPHVHDLEQHQFTLDYPMKSAIQSK; encoded by the coding sequence ATGAAGCAGATCCTCGTCATTGCCTCCCTGGCCCTTTTTTGCGGCTCCTTGTTCGGTCAAGCCGCCGCCAAGCGCATGATCGGCACCAAGCCGTTGCCAGTCATGCCCGCCGAGGCCTTCACGATGGTCATCATTCCCGACACGCAGAGCTACACAGGCAAGGGCTGCAAAGCCACGCCGACAAGCACCGACCCCGTCACGAATGCGAACCTCGAAACGCAGGTGAAGTGGATTCGCGAGCACCGGGAGGATCAGAACATCGTCTTCGTCAGCCATGTGGGTGACATCGTGGACAAGAACAACACCGACCAATGGTCCGTGGCGAAGCAGCACCTCGATCAACTACGTGGCGTCGTGCCCTTCAGCCTTACTGTCGGCAATCACGACATGACGAGCAAGGGCGACGCGCGCCAGTATCAGCAGCACTTCCCGGCGGCCAGCTTTACCCCATATCCGTGGTATCTCGGCAGCTACGCGCACAGCCGCAAGGGTCAGAACGTCTCCGCGAACAATGTAAACAGCGCCCAGCTCTTCAGCGCGGGTGGCATGGACTTCATCCACCTCAGCCTGGAGTGCAATGCACCTGATGACGTGCTTGCCTGGGCTGATGCGTTGCTCTCGGAGCACGCCACTCGCCGCGCTCTGATCACCACGCACATGGATCTCGGTATTCTCGACAAGCCGAAGACCGAGGAAGGCTTCATCCATGATCCCAAGGGCCGCATGAAGTGGATCAAAATCCACGGCGCACGCGGCAATACCGGCGAGCAGATGTGGAACGAACTCTTCCGCAAGCACGCCAACCTCCACCTCATCTTTTGTGGCGATCAAAGCCGCGTCACCGCGCTGAAGCTCACCACACCCGCTGATGATGGCCATCCCGTCACCTCCATGCTCAGCGATTACATGAGCCAGCCCGTCCTGCGCCTGCTGCGCTTCGTCCCCGCCGAAAACCGCATCCACGCCCTCACCTACGATGTGAAGCAGCAAGTCCTCGTCGATGACACCCCGCACGTCCACGACCTGGAGCAGCACCAGTTCACGCTCGATTACCCGATGAAGTCCGCCATACAATCCAAATGA
- a CDS encoding PAS domain S-box protein, with amino-acid sequence MSCVSTGVRQVKQGSGTRHQILLALAPPMVALGMQWALWFWLKPLVFVLFYPAVFVSSWIGGWRGGLAGTALSVMLVWYFFEPPQLSFVIEEPRMLLGLGVFSGVGLLFAVLHEKLRAANEELVAAHESIQRSEARMSNIVSSAMDAIISVDSDQIIVLFNTAAESMFRCSAAEALNQPLDRFIPQRFREAHKKHVKGFGQTSHTSRSMRSLGTLSGVRANGDEFPIEASISHAEVAGQKTYTVILRDITERKEAEEALRASEEEFRASFYSAAVGKAQVDPHTGRYLRVNAKLCEITGYSEEELLRKTFVELTHPEDQANDKVAHERLTRGDVSGISLEKRYVGKDGRIVWVNVSTSLIRDEGGHPLRTLAVIQDITARREAEEALRESEARFTKVFRSNPGAICITTMQDGRFIEVNEHYCQLFDLTREELIGQTSVKLALWDDPATRTMLMKRLQAHELVRDYETRFRRKNGGLIDAVISMELIDFSDEQEPVVVSMFADITERKQAKAKISRLNAELEQRVIERTAQLEAVNVELSSSRAELQSLFESLPGLYLVLTPGFTIVAASDAYLKATLATREGILGRGLFEVLPDNPDDPAADGVSNLRASLERVLHNATADTMAIQKYDVRRPDGTFEEHYWSPVNSPLLDADGRVRHIIHRVEEVTEYVRYKQRPAQDDAALNARLQQMEAEVFQSSQKMQAANKLLEAANKELESFSYSVSHDLRAPLRAMDGFSRAVLEDYGPQLPEEGRRYLQIIRSNTQKMGELIDDLLTFSRLSRAPLNKQKIDPRMLVQSALDELGSQREGRQIDLRIESLPECEGDPTLLKQVWVNLLSNALKYSRKRETAVIEIGCRTEDGINAYFVRDNGAGFDMRYAHKLFGVFQRLHRAEDYEGTGVGLAIVQRVIHRHGGRVWAESVMDQGATFHFTLEEEPPS; translated from the coding sequence ATGTCGTGCGTCTCGACGGGGGTGCGCCAGGTGAAGCAAGGCTCAGGCACGAGGCATCAAATACTGCTGGCGCTGGCCCCTCCCATGGTGGCTTTGGGCATGCAGTGGGCTCTTTGGTTCTGGCTGAAGCCGTTGGTGTTTGTGCTGTTTTATCCTGCTGTCTTCGTCAGCTCATGGATTGGCGGCTGGCGGGGCGGGCTGGCGGGCACCGCGTTATCCGTAATGCTGGTCTGGTACTTCTTTGAGCCCCCGCAGTTGTCCTTCGTGATCGAAGAGCCGCGCATGCTGCTGGGACTGGGGGTGTTCAGCGGCGTGGGGTTGTTGTTTGCCGTGCTGCATGAGAAGCTGCGGGCTGCCAACGAAGAACTGGTGGCCGCGCACGAATCCATTCAACGTAGCGAGGCGCGCATGAGCAACATCGTGAGTTCCGCGATGGACGCCATCATCAGCGTGGACAGCGACCAGATCATCGTGCTGTTCAACACGGCCGCCGAGTCGATGTTCCGCTGCTCTGCAGCGGAGGCGCTGAATCAGCCCCTCGACCGATTCATCCCCCAGCGCTTCCGGGAGGCGCACAAAAAGCATGTGAAAGGCTTCGGGCAGACGAGCCATACCTCGCGCTCGATGCGCTCCCTCGGAACGCTGAGCGGCGTGCGTGCGAACGGTGATGAATTCCCCATCGAAGCTTCCATTTCTCACGCCGAAGTGGCCGGACAGAAGACTTACACGGTGATCCTGCGCGACATCACCGAACGCAAAGAGGCCGAGGAGGCGCTGCGCGCCAGTGAAGAAGAATTTCGCGCCAGCTTTTATTCGGCCGCCGTGGGCAAGGCACAGGTCGATCCCCACACCGGCCGTTACCTGCGGGTCAATGCCAAGCTCTGTGAGATCACCGGCTACTCGGAGGAGGAGCTGCTGCGGAAGACGTTCGTTGAACTGACACATCCTGAGGATCAAGCGAACGACAAGGTCGCTCATGAGCGCCTGACACGCGGTGACGTTTCAGGGATCAGCCTGGAGAAGCGCTACGTTGGCAAAGACGGCCGGATTGTCTGGGTGAACGTCAGCACCTCGCTCATCCGCGACGAGGGCGGTCATCCTTTGCGCACGCTGGCGGTCATCCAAGACATCACCGCGCGCAGGGAGGCCGAGGAGGCGCTGCGCGAGAGCGAGGCACGGTTCACGAAGGTTTTCCGGTCCAACCCGGGGGCCATCTGCATCACCACGATGCAGGATGGCAGGTTCATCGAGGTCAACGAGCACTACTGCCAGCTCTTCGATCTCACACGTGAAGAGCTCATCGGCCAGACGTCGGTGAAGCTGGCTCTGTGGGATGATCCGGCCACACGAACCATGCTGATGAAACGGCTGCAGGCTCACGAGCTTGTTCGCGACTATGAGACCCGCTTCCGGCGGAAAAACGGAGGCCTGATTGATGCCGTGATTTCCATGGAGCTGATCGACTTCTCCGATGAGCAGGAGCCGGTGGTGGTTTCCATGTTCGCGGACATCACCGAGCGCAAGCAGGCGAAGGCGAAGATCAGCCGGTTGAATGCCGAACTGGAGCAACGTGTGATCGAACGCACCGCCCAGCTTGAGGCCGTCAATGTTGAATTGAGCAGCAGCCGGGCCGAACTCCAAAGTCTCTTCGAGTCACTGCCGGGCCTGTATCTGGTTCTCACGCCTGGCTTCACGATTGTGGCCGCGAGCGACGCCTACCTCAAGGCCACCCTGGCGACACGCGAAGGCATTCTGGGCCGGGGATTGTTCGAAGTACTCCCGGACAATCCGGATGATCCGGCGGCAGACGGTGTCTCGAACCTCCGCGCATCGCTGGAGCGCGTGCTGCACAATGCCACTGCCGACACGATGGCGATTCAAAAATACGATGTGCGCCGTCCTGACGGCACGTTTGAAGAGCACTACTGGAGCCCGGTGAACTCACCGCTGCTGGATGCGGACGGTCGTGTCCGCCACATCATCCACCGCGTGGAGGAGGTGACCGAGTATGTGCGGTACAAACAACGACCCGCTCAAGACGATGCCGCCTTGAACGCGCGGCTGCAGCAGATGGAGGCGGAAGTCTTCCAAAGTTCCCAAAAAATGCAGGCTGCCAACAAGCTGCTGGAGGCTGCCAACAAGGAGCTGGAATCCTTCTCCTATTCGGTCTCCCACGATTTGCGCGCGCCTCTTCGCGCGATGGATGGCTTTTCCCGCGCCGTGCTGGAGGACTACGGCCCGCAACTCCCTGAAGAAGGCCGGCGCTATCTGCAGATCATCCGCAGCAACACGCAAAAGATGGGGGAATTGATCGACGACCTGCTGACGTTCTCCCGGCTCAGCCGCGCCCCGTTGAACAAGCAGAAGATCGACCCCCGGATGCTCGTGCAATCAGCGCTGGATGAACTGGGGAGCCAGCGTGAGGGCCGCCAGATCGACCTGCGCATCGAATCACTTCCTGAATGCGAAGGCGATCCCACGCTGCTGAAGCAGGTCTGGGTCAACCTCCTCTCCAACGCCCTCAAGTACAGCCGCAAACGTGAGACTGCGGTCATCGAGATCGGCTGCAGAACGGAAGATGGCATCAATGCTTACTTTGTGCGCGACAATGGCGCAGGTTTTGACATGCGCTATGCCCACAAGCTGTTCGGCGTCTTCCAGCGTCTGCATCGGGCCGAGGACTACGAAGGCACCGGAGTCGGCCTTGCAATCGTGCAGCGCGTCATCCATCGTCACGGCGGGCGTGTGTGGGCGGAGTCGGTCATGGATCAAGGAGCCACCTTTCATTTCACCCTCGAAGAAGAACCACCCTCATGA